AACACACATTAATTCCTTACACATCATTAATTGCCCCAGTCTGTATTGAGTTCTAACTGTaaaatagtatatatttttagggCAACCTTTCACtttggaggaggagaggaaaGGAGTTGTGGAGGAAATTATAGATAGATCTTTGTAGTTTTGATGGGTTAAGGAATTTGGAAGTGAATAAAAGTGGTTCTTTCTGGAAGGGTGTCAAGAATAATGGATTTTTTAGGGAAGGTAAAGTTGCAAGGTATATATAGCTAGTGATATACCAGTAGTTACATATTACTAGTACTATTGTTATTTGAGTCATGCTTCAAGTGTAATCCTCATCAAAGTACGTTTTTATGACCTCCTGGTAGTAATTATTAATGTTAATTCTTGGTATATATTGTGTAATGAATATATAAGCTGGTTGcggatcaatatatatataagctGGTTGAAATTTGTAATTATCGCTGTTTAGCTTGAGTACTTTATTTGAAGGAAATTgttattcatttttaatttgCATATATCTCTTAATCCATAAAGTTTTATGCAATTTTTCAAACTTtgtttagtaaaaaaaattaaaatctatcaaacaagattagattgcttataaaaaatattacgaattaaaatatatagttaATATTTTCATAAGATTAGAATAGTGAAGgtgccaaacattatgggatgGGGAAGTAATACCTAAGCAACTCTTCTTCATATATTTTACTTTTAAGAATTTCTCCGCAACTATTGAGTTGGTATGAGAAGCATATTCTTGCATAGTATTTTGGTTGACGACAACTACTGATCGAGGATATTTGCCTAGCCAGCTTCATCCTGAAAAAAAGGGCAAACACCTAAGAAGGTGGAAAACAATACTAGCTAGAATTTTTCTGAAAAGCTAGTACTCACTCCGTTTGGTTTAACATTTCTGAAAAGCTAGTACTCACTCCGTTTGATTTAACATTTTGAGAgttacttttaactctcggcacagttttcaataaatatttctctctatctctctccactcattaccactctaactctcaaaaataattttctaaaatgTAAACCTTCAATTGAATtaatatgtatatttttatattgaacggttcaaagcATCAAAATTCATTCGAAAAAGAGGAGTCTCCATTTTAAAAGGTCCTCATTTCAAACTTTTAATGTGTGTGTATGCACCCTTATCCTTTCTGCGATTAGCAAttaatgtgtatatatataggacaTGCATGGCATGTGACTTCTTGTTACAATGTGTACTTAGCtagagagcatctccaacccttgactTTATATTGAagatgccaaattttttttgaaggcttacgtggcattttagcatctccaatttgacatcaaaacctTTCTTTCCAACCctttatgccaaattctatttatGCCAAacggtcattttttgaaatttggcatggaaGAGGGTGGCTGTCAAAGTCGGCATGAAAAGGCTTACTTTCAAATCCACGTGTATTTGGCATCAAAAAAAGCTGTtaaattggattgaattttgatatCAATTTTTACAATTAAAATATTCACGTAGgaattagagatgctcttagaagATACGTTATTGCATGGGTCGACCATACTGACGTGACCGTGCGGGGGCCAACTGGAGTACaattgacaaaacaaaaaaagccgTTCAAGATCGCTTTCACgaacatttcaaaaaaagatCGCTAGCTTAATTTCACGGCAAATATATATGCAACAAACAATGTATATATTAATGCAACATTGATACTAATTAATATCATTCGAATTAGTTATTAATACATACATCGCGAGATTAACAACAtaaattatttcttttcttttcttttctttttgctgaaattaaataaattactaTTTCTTTTGTCAGGCAATATCACAAAAGATCTCATATCTATATCACATGATCGAAAGATCTTTCACAAATCTCATTTGACAATAActattgttcattttgtaggtctTGTTATAGGTACTGATATATAACTATTTGAAATAACAGATTAATCACCAACCATATTGATAGTGTACGTTGATTAGGATAAATTACGTTTTTCTTTAAGAGTAACTAGCAATGAACCCGTGCAATGCACACAGATGAACAATTATAAAATAAAGTATAAAACAATTTGTAAAACATCCGCATTAATTGCATCTGTCAAATAATCACTGTGATAGGCAAtgagaaattaaaagaattatTCCTACAGTTCGGTTTAATAATTTACATGGCATCCAGGCCCCAACATAAAGAACATACATACGAAGATTTGGGGTAATTTTCTTGTAGAACaccactcactctctctctctctctctctctctctctctctcttacatagGAGGTATCCCCACTCTGAAACATAGGTGAAACTAATCCGCCTaggacctctctctctctctctctctctctctctctctcttacatagGAGGTATCCCCACTCTGAAACATAGACGAGACTAATCCGCCTAGGACCTAGGGCGGTCGCAAGAAACCAACACTCACGGGGAGAACTATTGGACGTTCCCATAAGGCTATCCCCACACGGAATTTCACCTCTCAACTGATTGGCCTGCCTTCCAAGAATCGAACCCATACCTCCAGGATGAGAGCAAACCCTCTAACTAGTGGAAGTAACCCTTGTTGGGGGTAGAACACAATagtcaaaagactcaaattAAAACAACTAGAGAAGCTTTTGAAACCCATATATAGTAGCTTTCCTTCTAAAATGGATAAACGGTTAGATATCAAACTAACATTTCCTTTTTGGAGGTTTAcaatttcctttttgaaaatgataaattaTGTTAATAGTCTTGCATTtggctcttcttctttttttcttcacatACTATTGAAATTGCTTCCCATCAAATATTCATCTTCCGTTATAAACTTAAAGTATAGTGTAAATAGTGCGCGCATAAATCACGGATAATTATTGttctacaacaacaaaaaattaagatggATCGACTCATATTTGGACTTAAAGTTACTATGTACCAGAGTCGATATTTCTAAACCTCGCTCTATTTGGTTGGTAAAAGATCTAAAGAACTCCTTCACCATTCAAAACTCTGGAGTTGCTTGCTGATTTGATCATTGGATATCTGTTCATACAAAATGAGCCCTGCTATACACACAGgcaatctgtgcacatattgtgcacagatttcgttgtggggcccaccacgggtcccacacaaatgatccgagccgttcattaaatgtaaaacattttttcaagggtccccataaaaaataagctcaatccgatacctatagatgcttcatccaaccatctaacttttcatttctcccatttttcgatcgaatttcgatgatccgagccgttcaatgtgttcagaacgtgattttaaggatacctgcgagaaattggcaaaaaaaatgaccgggaagggcttcatccgagcagtttttgtttgaaccgttcgataaaaaacaaacaaaaacttctcggatgaagcccttcccggtcattttttttgctgatttctcgcgggtacctttaaaatcacgttctgaacacattgagcagctcggatcatcgaaattcaatccgaaaagggaggtccacattttattaaaataagatgGTTCTTACGGAAGACGGTCCGAATTACTCTTTTCTTATGTCTGTATTTGTAACATGCGGCCATGGGTTCCTCAACGATATGAATACACGCACTGTCTTCGTTATTGATAATTGTCAAttacaattactaaaaaatTCCTCACTTAAATTCTTACGTTTAATTCGCAGttccaacaaatacaaacatAAAATACATACTACGTCATTTCTTCTTGAATTAAATTAACCTCctgatttttacaaaaaaaaagaaaaagaaaagggatacGTGGAAATATAATCAACCATGACCAAACGCGATTATGGTGCTAAATTTGACAATAACACTGATCTGGTGGTCCCAGATTTAGTATTATCAGGTAAGTATTGCTGGAGATACTCTAATGATGGACTTGGATTTTAACTGTTTGTCATGGAAGATCATTTGTACCGGTCCGTAATGGTGTACCCTAAAGCTTCTGGTTGGAACATGAATACCTGCTAATTCGGCTTCGGGAAGTCAATATTACTCACAAgtgcgcagagagagagagagagagagagagagagagactaaacAAATCACGTTTTGGAACATGAATATCCATCAACAAGAAGTCTCTTTTTGATGCCCAAAATTATCACTAAGCCAATTGATCAAAAGAAAACTATAagaaatagtactccctccgtccctttttttgtgtccagtattccattttgggctgtcccttaataagtgtccattttgtaaagttagaggggtaaaagttgatgtattgtctattttgtccctaaaagtagattttattttgaaaagttagtgagtaaaagtgtaatgatgatgggtaagtaaggaaagtggaggaaaaagttgatgtgaaaggtgtaatgatgatgtctttttaataagttggagttacgaagcaggacacttaaaaatggacggagggagtatagcGTAAGAAGTGTACATTGCAGAAATCATTTTACAGTGCCCAGATTATCTGGTTTCAAGTTTGGATCAACAAAGAACTATAAAGTAAACATAAGTCAtcttcggaaaaaaaaaaagttgtgtaGAACTAATGTAGTTTGAAGGAGCTGAGAGATAATTACAGGAATTGCAGAAGAACAAACAATTCTACTGCTTGTAGAAGGGGATAATGAAAACCCCCATCAGCGAAAAATCAAATCCCCCAAACCCCTTTTTACCAGATATAATTCAGCTATTTCAAGTGTACAAGAATAACTTTTCCCTCTTCAAGTTTCGAAAAGACACttgaggaaacaaaaaaaaaaaaaacaatagggAAAGTCCTTATAAGGCCAAAATTTTCTATCTTTTGAATCTACACTGATGAGGACACAGAATTCAAAAGTTGAAAATATTGAGATTGCATGAACCTAATCACAAAAGTGCGGCGCATTTCAACTTGTGAAGCAATATTGGAGATAAGGGTGGCTCCGATTCACATACCGTTCCCATAGAGGCCTATACCTGCCGATAGCCAATTTAAGCCATGGCTTCATATTCCCATTGAAGTGGATAACCGCTGCAGTCTCAATCAGGCGGTTATCAATATTTAGGTCGTAACCCAATCCCAAAACGTGCCATCTTCGATCAAGTGGTTCTGTCAATCCATAAAAAGCCAAAAGGCCGGGAGGAAGCGTTCCCAGTTTCCAAAGAGACCGATCCACATTTTGCTGTTGCCAGTAATGATACCGGTCAGTCACATTTGCTTTCCTCCATGCTATCAAATCAAAAACATTCACACCAAATGCCCAACCACATGCTTGTGGGTCAAATTTCGAGCTAATTATGGGATTTGAGAAGTTGAGGTATTTGTAGTATCGGTGAAACGCTTCTAGACATGTTTCAACCGCTCCATTCACATTCCCATGCAAATCAAGCGAAAAGAGAGATGTCAGTTCCTTTTGCACCACAACATCATCGTCCAGAAAAACTACCTTCTCGAGTTGGGGATATATCTCAGGGATGTAAAATCTTAAGTGATTCAACAATGATATGTGCTTTGGGTTCCGAAACTTGGGCTCAATTTTCATGTCAAGGGATTCTTCAAAATAGTAGGCTTGTGAAACTTTTTCAAGTAGCTGTTTCGCAACGGGAGAGTAAGAAGCATTCAACCAAGTGAAGTCCTCTATGTTTTGTACTTCTATTGTGGATCCTTTGAAATCGTTGCTTAGGAACCAAGCTTGCATTGCCCCATAGTTCACTCCATTTGTCACAATGTGGAAAACAAgttgttttggatggtccgcGTTGGAAACGGTTGAGTTGATAACAACCGAAACAGCCACTAGATTATCTGAAAATACACAGAAATGGTAGAGATTGTTGTCAAGAAGACGTGGAGAGTTTCTTTTCTCGTTGGCAAGCTCTTTTAGGGACTTGTTCTCAATCCAATCAGCCGTGAGTTTGACATGTAAGCAATGAAGATTCTTAGGTAATGCTTCACTGGCCAATTGCCCAAACACTGTGCTTTGAACTGTTGCTGCACTTGCACGTTCTTCAAGGGCTTGGATATGAGACTTCATTGTGATTATTGTGGTTGCAATGTCATAAtgggcctcttgggccttgaaTATTAGAGATGATAGGCCTTTGATGATGGGTTCCGCTTCATCGAGCGTGATGGGCTCCTCCCTCATTGCAGCCTTTGATAGCAAAAGTTGGCAACTTCTGATCTTTGAACTGAGCTCCCAAGCGAGGTGAAGATTATTGTGCTCTTTCGCAATTATGACATAAGCTTTTGCAAGTGTCATTTGTTCAGCTAATTGCCTAGCATATGAATTGACATTTAATAATTCTTCAGTATAATTTAGACGCTCATGGGCCACCCGAtcatttacttcatttttaTCCTGCACAAACAAAGTACATCATGTTTTGGGTTAGTCCTCAAAAGACAACTGAAAAATCACAAGCTATTTAACAAAATATCCAGTAAGTAAAAGCTAAATTATAGTGTGAATGGGTACTCTTGAATGTATTGGTCTATAAAACAATAGGGTTAAGTTGACTGAAACAAAATCCACCTTACAAGAAAGGAAGTAACTATACAAAGATTTGTGTTGCCTGAGCACAAATACTGCAGTGGCTACGGCACAAGAACCATCCTGCCAATTATATCAGTACTGTACAGCATATCAAGTAAGAATGTGTTGCTAAAATTGGCATCCAACGAATCTCAGTGAAGGTAAGAAGTAGTTTTGCCATTCGTGAGTTTGGTACCCCAGTACTACTTTAGTCATGTGGCAATACTACAGATACACAACAGTGGGAAGGTATGAAGCAACTTTACCATATGTGAGTTTGCTACCACTACCACCATAGTTTTCGCACGAGCGTGGAGACGTGATGAAATAGAGGATCTTTAGTATTGGTCACCGTGATTATCGTCTTATCATGGATACGAACACAGGACGTGGTTGATTCATATTGCACCGTATCAAAATAGAATGAAACTGTTTTCAAATCACACATACTAGCAGTTTGCCAATGATTTAGAAAAGCTGAAATCTAATAAATAATCGGGGAGGAATTCACAGGAAAGACATATACACTGTGTTCCATTTATTCTTAGATCGAAACTCTAATATTTTGTGAACTTATTATGTGTTTCATGTGTAAGTAAGTGATGGACACGTGCCTCCCAAGTGTCCGAAGTGTGTCTGATTCGAAAGATCAAACAACACTGCTACAGCTATGACTGCTAGTGTCTCATACATGATAAGTGTCCACCGCGAACATGCCACCTTCATGCATATGTTTGTGCTACTTAGACGCCAAATACAGGTAGTACATTAACAATAGGTTTTCATTGTTCTAATGTACTTACTAGTTTATGGCATATATTAGGGCAAGCAAATACACCTTCATGCAAGTAAGCTTGCCACACTCTACCGCAAACACATACCCACAGGCCACAACCATCACACAGGCAGACAGATATGCAATGGAGAGCAGCTAGGTAGCATGCACCATTTCCTAGTTAAGACCAACACTTCCAAAATGAGTTCCAAACAAATAGACCATATTATAACGTTATAGTGGAATTCCAAATCTAAGGGATCCACACCTTCACCCCATGATTTAAGAGGTGTTTTAAAGCatctaactcaaaaccaattggcaatgaggggAGAGGCCAcacaggctcatatactagttttggaggagataattaaccaatgtgggacaaactccacaCTCCACCATATATGCAACTCTCgattcgcacgtggagaggtaaacaaacaaTCCATAAAacatggatcacaacaaacaacggtCCACTTATGGCATAAACAAGGGGGAACGAATTCTCCGAACCCTAAtcctgataccatgttaaagcatccatgAAGGATATTTTTGGAATTGTCCTCCTATACCAACCTTTCAAATTGTAATAATACATGAaggatatttttggaaaattacaaagattttgGCTGACTTTTTAAGGAGGAAAtgtattttgggacatcccaaaatgggAGGGAGTAACAAGAGGTCAAGAAAAGGGTGTGGTGGCAGAACTCTCAGAATTCCATCTGTATTTCTCAACAGTCAACAGACTCAACGCAAATATGAATGATCGTGATGGCTATTGAAATCTTAGAATGAATAATTTACAATGCAAGACCTCGATAATGAATGGCACTGGTCATTAAATGGGATAATTGTGGGCCCCCTTTCTCCTCATGTGAGTATCAGATGAGAAGATCATGAGGGAATCATGTGAGAGTATCACATGTTTAGAGCAAAGTTGTGAAATCCGTTCCGTACCAGCCAATACGGTACATACCGGTGCTTAAACGAAACACAAAGACTCAAGATCCATTCCGGTTGAAATACTGGCCtgttccggccaataccggaTGTATCGGACGATACCGGTCTGTTCCGGACATTTTCTGGTGTTCCAGAcggtacaaaattaccttcttcttctttttttatgacaTAAGTTGTGGGCTCTAAACTGATTAAAAGAAACTTATGGgcttatatatgattttcttcgATTAAGATCACGATGGAATCCTGATTtgtttcataactttgttttgagtctttttggataattttttgctACCATTTGTTTCTCGGAAATGGTTTTGCAAcctggtagatatatattaaatatatataaaatattaatagCAGGAAATTCGGAACGGTACCGAGATACAGCttggtaccggtacgtaccattccagtagtgaaaacggtacgctggccGGTACAGGATTGACAACTTTGGTTTAGAGAGTTCATTTTGGCACAAGCAGTGATGGTGGGAGAAGCAATGTAGGATACTGTTGTTGCTGTCAATTGTCATTGACATAATAGAGACACCAGCAGTGCAGGAGGGATGCTTGAACAACGAATTAGAAGGGAAGGTGGAAGGCTATAACAATGACAATCAGAAAATTATGAAATCAAAGCCATTTTGGGGATAAGCATTTTTTAATCAAGTGATTCAAGTCCAACAACGAGTTTTCCACCAGGCCTCACAATTGGATTAGATGTTTGAACAATGAATTGTGGTGTTCTCAGCAGCACTTCATCATTCCAGTTGCAGGTGTCATGGGCAGTTGCTGCCATTCTGCGACTGAAGCTTGCAAAGACTACAAAAGTTTTTTGGTGACTCTCATAGAATACCAAAAAGAGGAGGTGAAAAATATTTACAATAATAGTCCAGTTGACAAAGTAAGAGCGGGTCAAGTGTTAATGGATTTCTGTTCTGCTGTCAGATAAATCTATCTTCTTTGCTTTCTAGAAAAGACTTCATTAAGAAAGCCAATGGAGAAAGGCCGAAAAAAGAAATCCCTTCATTAGATGTACACAGCAGAACCATCTAAAGGTGATGGTTGCATGATCCCTATAGCTGATTCAAAGACCAACAGATCTCTACACTTGTGGCCTCGCAAATCATCCATGTGTATCAAACAAATTGTTCAAATTACGAGATCATAGTTGGCTTTTGATTTCCAGCCTCTATTTGCACCTCAACCATGAGGCTAAGATTTCTCATTGGGTATTCTCCCGTCAATATGAATACTCAAATCGGTATCAAACTCCAGTTTTAAGGTTCAGGAAATGCAGGTCTACAAGGCCATTGCAGCTTGCCAAGTCCCACCCCTAAAGGCCCCACAGGAAACCCCCCTGAGTGGATCACCCAGCTTCAAGATATGTCTGAGCCAGCCGCCCTAGCTTCGTAATGGCTCAAGATCCCTCCCTCCCAAACAACTGAGCCACTTGGCTCATCGCTGTCCCAAGGACAAACTACAGGGGTCACAAGCCTATCCTGCTTGAAGGCTCCTGGATTACCCAAGCCCCTACTTGGCCTTTCAATGCACTGAGCACATTGGTTGTTTGCTAAATTACTGTAGCAAGAGCCTTGGCAAACCAAACCTCATTCAGTGGTAGGGTAGCACTATTTGACACTTTCTAACCCAATGGTGCTATCCTCCAAGCTCCGGCTCCATCCCATGTCTCGGGCAAAGGAAACTGCACTTAGCAATATCTCAAAAGCATCACTACTCAGTAATCATAATGCTCGACTCTAGAATGTCATTGTCCACTTGTCCACGCTCGAGCACAGCTTAGCTTGGATATGCGCTAGCATTGAGCTACATTTGACACTCTAGCAAGTAGCAACATCATAGTTGAGACCATGGCTAATATATCCTTTCGTTGCTTGAAACCAAATGAGGCATGTGGCTTGGAGAATAAAGCAAGGAGATTATTAAGGTGGTTTGGCTCACTCTCCACGAGGGCAGCTCCACCTTGACCAGTATAGAGATAGGCGACGCTGGCCAAGACTTTTCGACACCTCAGAGCACGTATCATACTACCAGCTAACATCTCAGATGACCTATTATACCTACTATCTAACAAGTCCTACGATAAGAACTTGAACAAATTATACCAACCACTAAAATTGTCGTGATGCAGACCTCAAAGTCTGATCCTAGGACTTGCGTAGAGGCCTTGTTAACCTTCAATCTGTCAATCCACCTAGATGGCAGCCAGCTGTCCCAATCCTAAGGTGTGGTGGCTCCCCTTCTTTAATGCTCCTATCTATGATACAAAAAAATCTAGTGTCTGTAATCTTTTCTAGAGGCCAAGTCGCATTCATTCAACAACTATACCTACAAGATCATAAACAACATGATGCATAAGGCCCTAAGCAACCACACATATGGTGTGCTACTTGAACAACACTAGCTTTACTAATTGCACTTGTTTCACAAGCCGAAAACTCAGATGTAGGAAGCACTGAAGAGTGCAGATTGTGTACCATAAAAGTATTCTCACAGTCACAGAGCAACTGGTTGTTGGAATACTAGTATACTTGTATACTAGGATATTgtgtttagtcccacattgctcaaTTACATTGTGTAACGAACTATCTccttatataaataaatgattatgtGTGAGGGTTAATTTAAGACCTTACACACTTTTCTTCtccaaa
This DNA window, taken from Rhododendron vialii isolate Sample 1 chromosome 8a, ASM3025357v1, encodes the following:
- the LOC131299134 gene encoding hexosyltransferase GAUT11 encodes the protein MRRRPADYRRPVRRRYSCWIWSLLGLISIAGFLLFVVHHNQTHEDRVEHPILDKNEVNDRVAHERLNYTEELLNVNSYARQLAEQMTLAKAYVIIAKEHNNLHLAWELSSKIRSCQLLLSKAAMREEPITLDEAEPIIKGLSSLIFKAQEAHYDIATTIITMKSHIQALEERASAATVQSTVFGQLASEALPKNLHCLHVKLTADWIENKSLKELANEKRNSPRLLDNNLYHFCVFSDNLVAVSVVINSTVSNADHPKQLVFHIVTNGVNYGAMQAWFLSNDFKGSTIEVQNIEDFTWLNASYSPVAKQLLEKVSQAYYFEESLDMKIEPKFRNPKHISLLNHLRFYIPEIYPQLEKVVFLDDDVVVQKELTSLFSLDLHGNVNGAVETCLEAFHRYYKYLNFSNPIISSKFDPQACGWAFGVNVFDLIAWRKANVTDRYHYWQQQNVDRSLWKLGTLPPGLLAFYGLTEPLDRRWHVLGLGYDLNIDNRLIETAAVIHFNGNMKPWLKLAIGRYRPLWERYVNRSHPYLQYCFTS